A window of Halomicrobium zhouii genomic DNA:
CAGGGGACCGGCCACGTCGAGGACTGGTACGACGCTACCGCGGGCGGCAACGGCCAGGACGTCACCGAAAATCTCCTCGGGAGCATCTTGCGAATCGACGTTGACGTCGACGCCGATGACAACGGCGGCGGTGAGGACCGGAACTACGCAATTCCCGACGACAATCCGCTCGTCGGCGCCGACGGACTCGACGAGCACTACGCATGGGGATTCCGCAATCCCTGGCGCATGTCGTTCGGCCCCGACGGACGACTGTTCGCGGCGGACGTGGGCCAGAACGCCTACGAGGAAGTCGACGTCGTCGAGCGTGGCGGCAACTACGGCTGGAACGTTCGGGAGGGAACGCACTGCTTCGAAGCGGATAGCTGTCCTGACGAGACGCCCGACGGCGACCCGCTGGTCGATCCGATCGTCGAGTACCCCCACGACGGTGGGGGAGTCTCTGGCGTCTCGGTCACCGGCGGCTACCTGTACGACGGCGACGCCATCCCCTCGCTCCAGGGGACCTACGTCTTCGCCGACTGGCAGGCGGACGGAGAACTGTTCGTCGCCCGGGAGCGTTCGGAGGGGCTCTGGCCGGTGACTGCCGTGCCAGTCGAGGACGTGGGACCGTTCGTGCCCACGTTCGGGCGGGACGCGGCCGGCGAACTCCTCGTCTGTACCAGTGAGGAAGCCGGAGTTAGCGGCTCGTCGGGTGCGGTGTATCGACTCCAGTCGGCCTGAGGCTGGGAATCACCCCCAGTGGTTCCCTTCGACCGAACCGTTACCGTCTCGGGTCTGCTCCGCCCCTTCGTCCTCGTCACGCATGTCACGCCGAGCCAGCTGCTCGGCGGTCTCACGGTCTGTGGTCGTTCGCTGGTTCCGTTCGCCGCGTACCAGCGCGTAGAGTGCCAGTCCACCGCCGACGGTGAGGACGAGCGCGAGCAGCGCGAACAGCAGGCTGACGCCGGGCACGGCTCAGCCCAGGAATACGTCGACGATGTCGCTGCCGGCCGAGCCGGTGTCGCGGTACAGTTCCGAGTACCCGCAGTTGAGGCAGGAGACGACGCTGAACTGATTGGTTTGAATGTCGAACATCTTGCTCAGTCCGCCGCCGGTCGTGGAGATGGTGCCGACATCGGTTTCGGTGTGACCGCACTTCGGACAGCCGGAGTCGGTCGCGTCTTCGGAGACCATAGCGGGGGTATCCGAACCCGGAACCAAAAGCGTTGGTGAGGTTGAAAAATCGTCCGAGCGACCGGAATTGTGGTCTCAGTCGTCTGCCGCGACAGGCTCCCCGTGGCTCACTTCGGTTCCGAGCAGGTCGAGGAACTGCGCGATCCACTCCGGGTGGTCGGGCCAGGCCTGCCCCGTCACCAGGTTCCCGTCCGTGACGACGCCGTCGACCCAGGAACAGCCCGCGGCCTCGCACTCGGCGCGGACGGCCGGGTAGGACGTCATCTCGTAGCCATCCAGCACGCCAGCCGCGGCGAGTATCTGCGGGCCGTGACACAGCGACGCGACGGGTTTGTCCGCCTCGAAGAAGTGCTGGACCGTCTCGATGACCTCGTCGTAGGTCCGGAGGTACTCCGGGGCCCGTCCACCCGGGACGACGAGCGCGTCGTAGTCGGCGGGGTCGACGTCCGCCATCGTCGCGTTCAGTTCGAAGTCGTGGCCCCGCTCTTCGAGGTACGTCTGGTCGCCGCGGAAGTCGTGGACCGCTGTCTTGACAGACTCGCCCGCCTCCCTGTCCGGACACACCGCGTCGACGTCGTGGCCGACGGCCTGGAGCGCCTGGAAGGGGACCATTATCTCTAAGTCTTCACCGAAGTCGCCGACGATCATGAGGATCTCCGTTCCCATTGGTGACACCGTGCTCGCACGAGCACACTAGGTGGTAACGATTGACACGACGATAAAAGCGCCGGCGGGACGTCAGTCGGGCAGGTCGTCGAGGACGGTTCTGATGGCCGCCAGCGAGTCGAGAACGTAGTCGGGTTCCACGGCCGCCGTCTCGACGTCCGACCGGTCGCAGACGCCCGTTAGCACGAGAGCTGTCGTCATTCCCGCACGGTCACCCATCGCCAGTTCGGTGTTCAGGCGGTCGCCCACGACGAGGCACGCTTCCGCCGGCGCACCGATCCGCTCCAGTGCGTAGTCCAGCGCCGTCGGCGACGGTTTGCCGAGCACGCGGTCGGGTTCCCTGCCGGCTGCGGCAGCCATCGCGCCGGAGATGGCCCCCGTCCCGGGGACGAACTGGCCGCTATCGACTGGGTAGGTCCGATCCGGGTCGGTCGCCAGGAACGCCGTCTCCTCGTCGAGGCCATCTAGCGCGTCCTGGAGGTGCTCGTACGCGAACGCCTCCGTCCACGACGCGAGGACGACGTCGGCACCAGCCGGGTCGCCGGTGAGCGTGACGCCCTCGTCGCGGAGGACGTCCGCCAGCGAGTCGCTACCGACGAGATAGACGGACGCTCCTGCGTGCTCCTCGCGCAGGTACGCCGCCGTCACGTCCGCGGCGGAGCAGGCGTCGCCGGGCCGGGCGTCGACGCCCATCTCCACGAGTCGCTCGACGAACGCGTCGCCGGTCCGAGTCGGGTTGTTGGAGAAGAACAGCGGCGTCACGCCGGCGGCACGGAGGTCGTCGACGCCGTCGTCTGCACCGTCGACCAACGTCTCACCCGTGTACACCGTCCCGTCGAGGTCGACTATCGCGCCGCGTAGCATCAGCCGATGGCACGGTCCTCGGGCGGAAAACCGTTCGCCTTCCGTCGCGGAACCGGGTACAGCGGTCTGACCCAGCCTCACGGTTGCGAGCGTCTGACGGAACCCTTAATGGGCGGCTGCAGAGTCATGACGTATGAAGCGTCGTCAGCGCCGGGCGCTGTACTACCTCGGGACGTTCTTCGCAGTCATCGTCGTCTACGCGCTGGCCTACGAGTGGGGGATGGCGACCTTCGAGGGCAAAGAACGGGGCTTCTTCCAGTCGCTCCTGGTCGTCGTCGAGACGTTCACGACGACGGGGTTCGGCGAGGACGCAGTATGGGAGAGTCCGCAGATGATCCTGCTGGTCATCTCGATGATGTTCACGGGCGTGTTCTTCATCTTCATGGCCCTCCCGCTGTTCGTCGTCCCGTGGATCGAGGACCGCCTCTCGACGAGTCCCCCAACGAGTGTCGCCGACCTCGAGGACCACGTCGTCATCTGCACGTACACCGACCGGAGCCAGACGCTCGTCGACGAGCTCGACGTCCTCGACGTTGACTACGTCGTCGTGGAGCCCGACCGAGAACTGGCGACGGAACTGTTCGAGAGCGGAATCTCCGTCGTCCACGGCGACCCGGAATCGGTCGAGGACCTGGCGGCTGCGAACCTCCAGGCGGCGCGGGCGCTGGTGGTCGACGTCGACGACGAAACCAACGCGAGCGTCGTGCTCGCGGCAGGCCAGATCGTCGAAGGCGACGGCGTCCAGGTCATCACGTTCGCGGAGAACCCGGAGATGGCAGATTACCACCGCTACGCGGGCGCTGACACCGTTTTCTCACCGCGACAGCTCATCGGCGAGAGCATCGCGACGAAGGTGACGACCGGTCTCACGAGCGAGGTGGCAGACGCCGTCGAGGTCGCCGACGACTTCGAGATCGCCGAACTACCGGTGCAGGCGGGAAGTCGAATCGCCGGCGTCACCGTCGAGGACAGCGGGATCCGGGAACGGACGGGTGCCAACATCATCGGCGCGTGGTTCCGCGGCGAGTTCGTGACGCCGCCCTCGCCGAGTGCCCGCATCGACGAGCGGACGATTCTGCTCGTCGCGGGCCGGGAACACCAGCTCGAGACGCTCAAAGAGTGGACACGCTCGGAGACCAGACGGAACGGTCGCGGCGCCGTGATCGTCGGCGGCTACGGGGAGGTCGGCTCGACCGTCAAACAGTCGGTCACTGCCGCCGGCTTCTCCTGTCACGCCATCGACGTCGAGGAGAAGACCGGCGTCGACGTTGTCGGCGACGTGACCGATGCGGACACGCTCAGGGCGGCCGGCGTCGACTCGGCGTCGACGGTCATCCTCACGCTCGCCGACGACACGCTCGCCGTCTTCGCGACCCTGGTCGTCCGCGAACTCAGCGAGGACGTCGAGGTCATCGCTCGCGCGAACGAGCGGGAGAACGTCACGAAGCTCTACCGCGCCGGCGCCGACTACGTCCTCGCCCTGTCGACCGTGAGCGGTCGGATGCTCGCCTCGACGATTCTCAACGAGGACGTCATCTCCTTCGACCAGCAGGTCGAGGTCGTCCGCGTCGAGGCCGGTCGACTCGCCGGCCACAGCCTCGAGGAGTCCGACGTCCGCGCGCGGACCTCCTGTACAGTCATCGCCGTCGAGCGCGACGACGAGGTGCTCACCGACCTGTCGCCCTCGTTCACGTTCCGGGCGGGCGATTCCGTCATCGCGGCCGGGCCGGACGGCGGGATCAACGAACTGACCGCACTCGCCAGCGAGTGACGGCCAGTCGACGCCTTCAGGAAGACGACGTCGGTGAGCTGGCGAGACGGTCTACAGCGACTCCGGTTCGATCCGGTCGACGTAGCGCCGCGTGAGCGCGTACAGCACTACGGCGACGAGCACGTAGCCGAGAACGTGGCCGTACGTCGTCGGCGTCGGGCTGTCGATGGCGAGTTTCGCCGCCGTCGTCGCCGGGTGTTCGGGGAGCAGCACGGCGCCGCCGAAGACGACGAGCGTCACGACGGAGTACAGCAACTGGGCGGGCCGACGGCGACCGAGGTGGAGTCCCAGCACGACGCCGAGGATGACGACGACGGTCGCGATGGCCGTGACGAGCGTCAGCGTCCACAGCGGGTTCGCCACCGCCGTCCCGTTGACGGCCAGCAGCAGTATCCACAGCGCGGCCTGGGCCGGCGCGAGCAGTATCATTCCCAGCGCCTTCCCGTCGACGACGTCGACGAGCGATATCGGCGCGACGCGGAGCAGTTCGAGCGTTCCGCGCTCTATCTCCTCGGTGACGCTGTCGACGGCGACCGACCCACTGATGAACGGTGGGAGGAAGAGCAGGAGAGGAATGAGGACCGTGTAGGTGAACCCGAAGTAGGGGCTGGCGTTCGCCTCGGGCGGCAGGGGAATGGGCTTCTGTTCGAGGTTGCCCCGCCGCTCGACGCGCTCCTGGCGCTCCAGCGTCTTCAGGACCTGTCGAACCTGGACGACGACCACCGTGGTCCGGATGCTCCCGTCCGGCACCGTGGCCGACACCTGTATCACCGACCCGCCACCCTCGGCCGCGGGCGCGCTAGTCGCCGTCAGTACGGCGTCGACCTCACCCCTGTGGAAGGCCTGCATGGCGCCCGCTGGCTCCTCGTAGCCGACCGGCGTCGCGCCGGACTGGCGCTGGACGGCCTCGAAGAGCGCCGATTGCTGGTCGCCCGAGACGCCGATTTCGATCTGGCCGGCCTCGACCGACCCAGGGTCGTACAGCGACGTGAGACCGACGACGAGGAACGACGAGAACGCCGCGACGAACAGCTGGATCAACAGCGCGAGCACGATGGTCTTCTCCCGCGACAGCGACGACAGGTCGCGCCTGGCGACGACGAGCCGCGGATCCCACGACCGACCGGGTCCATCAGACAAGGGTGGTCACCACCGCGTAGTTGTAGGCGAAGTGTATCGCCATCGCCGCGAGGACGGCGACGGCGTACTGCTGTTTGCCCTTGCGCGCGCCGAGCGACGAGACGCTCGCCGTCACGACGTGGAGAGCGAGCGGGGCGAGTAACAGCGCCGCGACGAGCAACGGACCGAGACCCTCTGGGACGTTGCTCCCGACGAACGCCGCCTCGCCGGTCGATACTTTCTGCAGGTCGGCCAGTTGCGCGATGAGCGCGAATTTCTCCGCCAGGAAGAATCCGACGCCGCTCAGCGCCCCCACCACCAGCGCCGGGCGAAGGCTCCGCGAGTACCGACCGCTCGAAAAGCCCGCGTAGAGGTGGAGGCTCTTGGCCACCTCCTCGATGACGACGACGGCGAGGAGCACCAGCGGGATCGAGATCTCCTGTAGCGCGAACAGCATCGCGACCGCCGCGAGTTCGGCGACGAAGACGAACGGGAGGAGCAGCGCCGACAGCTTCAGCGCGCTCCACTTCGAGAATATGCGGCCAGAGAGCGAGTCGAGCACCTTCAGCGGGATGGGTCGCTGGGTGAACATGTCCTCCTCGCGATAGAGCCCGGCGCCGAGGCCGAAGAGGACGGCAGCGGTCAGCGTCGGCGGCGTCACCGAGAACGCGAAGTTCAGCAGCGATATCGACTGTCCCTGCAGGTCCCGGACCACGATGGTCAGCGGCGAGATGAGCGCGATGGGGTTCACCTGGGTGAAGATGGCGGGGACGAAGGCGTAGCTCGTCAGCGAGACGGTGATGGTCACGGTGACGAAGGTGAGTTCCTTGAACGAGCGGGCGAACATCGCCCCGCAGAACGTCGCCGCCAGGAACAGCGCCGCGAGGGGCAATACGGCGAGTACCGCGACGTGACTCCCGCTCGGTGCGATGCCGCTGAACCTTAGCGCGAGCGTGATGGCCGTGACGACACCGACGGCGCCGAGGAAGTACGGCAGCGTCTTGCCCGCGATTATCTCGGCGCGACTCGCCGGCGAGACGAGCAGCAGTTCACCGCGGCGCTTGAGCCGCTCGGAGAGCATCGTCGACCCGTAGGCCTGGATGACGAAGTTCAGCGGGACGACGAAGAGGAAGGCGAGCACCAGCGACTCGAAGGGGAACGGCGGCTGGATGTCTGCCGGCGTCCCGCTCGTCGCGCCGCCGGTCAGCCCGGCGCCGAGACCGCCGAGCGTTCCGGCGGCGTCCTGGTCTGTAGCGGACGTTCCGGTCCCGCTGGAACCGGAACCGGATCCGCCGCCCGAGTCCCCTCCGTCGCCACCCGAGCCGTCACTGCCACCGCCGCTGCCATCGGCGGTCCCATCGTCCCCAGTCGCGAGGCTCTCCTCGACGCCGCTCTGCTCGACGTACAGCAGATCGACCGAGACCGGGTACGCCGCACTCGCGTTGTCTTCCTCGGCCATCCGGCCCTCGTTGTAGCCGTCGACGGTGTCCCGGAACTCCGACTGAGCGGCGGACCCCTTCGGCGTCCGCGAGCGGTCGACGAGTGCGGTATCGACGAACAGCAGTTCTTGCTCGCCCCGATAGATGGCCGGTTGGCTCGGCGGTACCGTGGCGAACGTCGGGTCGTCGGCCGCCGGGCCGTAGTACGGGCTCGAGTGGTCGACGCCGACGCGGTAGATTCCCGAGTCGAGTCCGGCACCCGCACCGCTGACCGCCAGCGCCGCGACCAGTCCCATCCCGACGACGGCCAGCACCATCACGGCGACGGTTCGCCTGTCGACGCCGCCAGCGTTCTTCGTGACCTCCCAGCGCGCGATCCGCAGGAGTCGTCGCCCGTCCATCTAGACCTCCTCGACGGTGCGTGCGTTCGGCGTCGCCGACTCGGCGACGTTGAGGAACACCTCTTCGAGGCTCGACTCTTCGGTCCGGATGTCGATGACTTCGCCGCCGCGGTCGTTCGCGACCGCTCGCGTCGCGTCGACGCCGTCCATGCTGTCCACGACGCGACACCAGGTGCCGCTCTCCTCGACGGCGTCGGGAACTTCGACCGTCGTGTAGACGCGGTACCGTCGCTCGCCGTACTGGTCCTGGAGTTCCTCAAGGTCGCCGCGCGCGACGATCTGGCCGTCGTTCATGATAGCGACGCGGTCGCAGATAGACTCGACGTGGAAGAGATTGTGGGCAGAGAAGACGATGGTCTTGCCCTCCTCGGCCAGCTGTTCGGTGAACTCGATGACGTAGTTCGTCGTCAGCGGGTCCAGCCCGCTGGCCGGTTCGTCGTAGATCAGGACGTCCGGGTCGTTGATCAGCGACCGCGCTATGGCGACCTTCCGCTTCATCCCCTTCGACATGTCGCCGAGCTTCCGGTCGTGGTGTTCGAGATCCAGCTTTTCGAGCGTGTCGAGCATCCGCTCCTCGGCGACGTCGCCCGGTACCTCGTAGAGGTCGGCGAAGAACTGCAGGTAGGATATCGGCGTCATCTCCTCGTACAGCGGGGATTCCTCCGGCAGAAAACCCAGTTGTTTGCGCATCTCCGGATCAGACGCGTCGAAGCCGGCCACGGTAGCTTCCCCGTCGGTCGGTTCGAGCAGGCCGGCGAGCATCTTCAGCGTCGTCGTCTTCCCCGCGCCGTTGGGACCGATGACGCCGAACACCTCTCCCCTGTCCACCGAAAACGTGCTCCCCTCCACCGCCACGAAGTTCCCGTACTCCTTGCGTAGTTCCCGCGCGTCGATCATCTTGTGGCGGCTTTCGAACGGACGACCGTATAGCTTCGGACCCGATTATCGCCGGCCGAAACCATCTGATGGTTCCCAATTCGTCAACGTTCCACCGCGGCCGGTCCGTCTCGAACGTCTGGGTTCGGACACCCAGATTTTTGTTCGACCCAATACTCACCGATATTATGACGATGCGACTCGGTCTGCTCTTTTCCGAACCGAGCGGGTGGCAGAACGCTCGCGTCTCCATTCTCGGTTCGCTCGCGTTTTTCGGGATCTACGCGTTCTTCGAGTTCCTGGCAACGGCGGATCCGTCGAGGTACTCGTGATCGGGGTCGCCGCCGGAATCAGTGGCGTCGCCGAAACACTGCCTGAGGGTCGGTGGCGCGCAGCGAGCGTCCCGCGATTGCTGGCGCTCGGACTGCTCGTGGCCGTGTTAGTAACTAGTCTGTTCTCGTTGGTCTCGTAACGAGCGAACTGAGTACGGACTGTGCGAGAGAAACCTATCGACCGAAACCCGACGCTCCGCGAACGCAGTTTTCCGCAGAATTACTTCGTCGCTGTTTCGAGTCGAACGTTCGATACCTGGTGGATGTCGTCGCCGATTCCCTCGCCGTCGCAGTCGTCGCTGGGGCAGCGATAGTGCCAGCCGTCCTCGGTGGCCCGGCGCTCCGCGAACCGCTCGCCGCACTCGTCGCAGAACAGCTCGCCGGCGTCGCACGTGTCGCGGTGGAGCTCGAGTTCGAGCTCCGTGTTGAACGTGCGCTTGCAGTCCCGGCAAATGTGGGGCATAATCGAAAGTTCCCGGGCGTGGTATTTAGAGACACCGGAACGTTTACGTACTGACCCTGGTTGGCACAGGACTCTCACTTTCTCCGGAATCGAGTGGACGTTCGTCGATAGATATCCATCGTTACTACCCCGTCGGCAGGCTCTCACTGCGACACCTCGTCGCTCTCCCTGGGGTTTCGAACGTGTAGGGTTGTAGGCCAGTGTCCGGAGTTCGCCTGTCCCAGTCGCTGTTCCGACGTTCCTACCGCGAAGAAAAACGAACAGGTGCCGCTAGCGCGACCGACCTACAGCAGGTCTTCGACGTTGTCGGCGACTTCTTCGGGAGTGTCGCCGACCGGCACACCGTTGTTTTCGAGCGCGTTGATCTTCGACTCGGCGGTGCCGGTACCGGAGCCGGAGACGATGGCGCCGGCGTGGCCCATTCGCTTGCCCGGCGGCGCGGTGCGGCCGGCGATGAAGCCAGCGACTGGCGTGTCCATGTACTCGCCGATGTAGCGGGCGGCCTGCTCCTCGTCCTCGCCGCCGATTTCGCCGCACATGACGACGGCCTTGGTGTCCTGGTCGGCCTCGAACAGTTCGAGGGCGTCGACGAAGGACGTCCCGATGATGGGGTCGCCGCCGATGCCGATGGCGGTGGTCTGGCCGATACCGCGCTGGGTGAGGCTGTCGACGACCTGGTAGGTCAGCGTCCCCGAGCGGGAGACGAGGCCGACGTCGCCCGACGAGAAGATGTTGCCCGGCAGGATGCCGAGTTTGGCGACGTCCGGCGTGATGACGCCGGGGCAGTTGGGGCCGACGAGGTGGACGTCGGTCTCGTCCTGTTTGCGCTTGACGCGGGCCATGTCCTGGGTCGGGATTCCTTCCGTGATGGCGACGACGAGGTCCAGCGGCGCGTCGAGGGCCTCGAACAGCGCGTCGCCGGCGAACGCCGGCGGGACGAACACGACGGAGGCGTTGGCGTCCTCCTGGCGCGCGGCCTGCTCGACCGTGTCGTACACCGGGACGCCGGCGACCTCCTGGCCGCCTTTGCCGGGGACCGCACCGGCGACGACGTTCGTCCCGTACTCGATCATCTGTTCTGCGTGGAACTTGCCCTCGCCGCCAGTGATACCCTGGACGACGACGCGGGTGTCTTCGTCTACTAGAACGCTCATTGTGATCCCTCCTCTGCGTACGCGACGGAGCGCTGGACGGCGTCCTCCAGCGTCTCCTCGACCGTGACCAGGTCCTCGTTCAGAATCTCCATCCCCTCGGCGGCGTTCGTCCCCGCGAGGCGGACGACGACCGGCTTCGGAATCTCGTCGAACTGTTCGAGCGCCTGGTTGATGCCTTTCGCGACTTCGTCGCCGCGCGTGATGCCGCCGAAGATGTTGAACACGACGCTGTCGACGTTCTCGTCGGAGAACACCATGTCCAGCGCGTTCGCGATGCGCTGGGCCTTGGCGCCGCCCCCGACGTCGAGGAAGTTGGCGGGCTCGCCGCCGAAGTGGTCGACCAGATCCAGCGTCGTCATGACGAGGCCCGCGCCGTTGCCGATGATGCCGACGTTGCCGTCGAGGCGGACGTAGTCGAAGCCGTACTCGTCGGCCTTCTCCTCGAGTTCACTGCCCTCGAACTCGCCTTCCTCCTCCATCTCGACGAGGTCGGGGTGGCGGAACAGGGCGTCGTCGTCCGTGTTGAGGACGGCGTCCGCGGCGATGACCTCGTCGTCGGACGTGATCATCAGCGGGTTGATCTCGGCGTCGGAACCGTCCTTGTCGTCCCAGATCTGGTAGAGCGTCTGCAGGATGCTGGAGACGTC
This region includes:
- a CDS encoding ABC transporter ATP-binding protein, translated to MIDARELRKEYGNFVAVEGSTFSVDRGEVFGVIGPNGAGKTTTLKMLAGLLEPTDGEATVAGFDASDPEMRKQLGFLPEESPLYEEMTPISYLQFFADLYEVPGDVAEERMLDTLEKLDLEHHDRKLGDMSKGMKRKVAIARSLINDPDVLIYDEPASGLDPLTTNYVIEFTEQLAEEGKTIVFSAHNLFHVESICDRVAIMNDGQIVARGDLEELQDQYGERRYRVYTTVEVPDAVEESGTWCRVVDSMDGVDATRAVANDRGGEVIDIRTEESSLEEVFLNVAESATPNARTVEEV
- a CDS encoding ABC transporter permease family protein, whose amino-acid sequence is MDGRRLLRIARWEVTKNAGGVDRRTVAVMVLAVVGMGLVAALAVSGAGAGLDSGIYRVGVDHSSPYYGPAADDPTFATVPPSQPAIYRGEQELLFVDTALVDRSRTPKGSAAQSEFRDTVDGYNEGRMAEEDNASAAYPVSVDLLYVEQSGVEESLATGDDGTADGSGGGSDGSGGDGGDSGGGSGSGSSGTGTSATDQDAAGTLGGLGAGLTGGATSGTPADIQPPFPFESLVLAFLFVVPLNFVIQAYGSTMLSERLKRRGELLLVSPASRAEIIAGKTLPYFLGAVGVVTAITLALRFSGIAPSGSHVAVLAVLPLAALFLAATFCGAMFARSFKELTFVTVTITVSLTSYAFVPAIFTQVNPIALISPLTIVVRDLQGQSISLLNFAFSVTPPTLTAAVLFGLGAGLYREEDMFTQRPIPLKVLDSLSGRIFSKWSALKLSALLLPFVFVAELAAVAMLFALQEISIPLVLLAVVVIEEVAKSLHLYAGFSSGRYSRSLRPALVVGALSGVGFFLAEKFALIAQLADLQKVSTGEAAFVGSNVPEGLGPLLVAALLLAPLALHVVTASVSSLGARKGKQQYAVAVLAAMAIHFAYNYAVVTTLV
- a CDS encoding zinc ribbon domain-containing protein — translated: MVSEDATDSGCPKCGHTETDVGTISTTGGGLSKMFDIQTNQFSVVSCLNCGYSELYRDTGSAGSDIVDVFLG
- the sucC gene encoding ADP-forming succinate--CoA ligase subunit beta, yielding MRLHEYQAKQVFADAGIPTPAAQLADTVDDAVAAAEEIGYPVAIKAQVHVGGRGKAGGIKLAENRDEAEEYAEDILGMDLKGYEVKRVLVEEAVDFVNELYVGVTMDRGEGEPVAMVSTKGGVNIEEVAEEDPQAIAREHIDPAFGMHPYQARKAVYDAGVDRELARDVSSILQTLYQIWDDKDGSDAEINPLMITSDDEVIAADAVLNTDDDALFRHPDLVEMEEEGEFEGSELEEKADEYGFDYVRLDGNVGIIGNGAGLVMTTLDLVDHFGGEPANFLDVGGGAKAQRIANALDMVFSDENVDSVVFNIFGGITRGDEVAKGINQALEQFDEIPKPVVVRLAGTNAAEGMEILNEDLVTVEETLEDAVQRSVAYAEEGSQ
- a CDS encoding DJ-1/PfpI family protein — its product is MGTEILMIVGDFGEDLEIMVPFQALQAVGHDVDAVCPDREAGESVKTAVHDFRGDQTYLEERGHDFELNATMADVDPADYDALVVPGGRAPEYLRTYDEVIETVQHFFEADKPVASLCHGPQILAAAGVLDGYEMTSYPAVRAECEAAGCSWVDGVVTDGNLVTGQAWPDHPEWIAQFLDLLGTEVSHGEPVAADD
- a CDS encoding HVO_2901 family zinc finger protein — translated: MPHICRDCKRTFNTELELELHRDTCDAGELFCDECGERFAERRATEDGWHYRCPSDDCDGEGIGDDIHQVSNVRLETATK
- a CDS encoding ABC transporter permease, which produces MSDGPGRSWDPRLVVARRDLSSLSREKTIVLALLIQLFVAAFSSFLVVGLTSLYDPGSVEAGQIEIGVSGDQQSALFEAVQRQSGATPVGYEEPAGAMQAFHRGEVDAVLTATSAPAAEGGGSVIQVSATVPDGSIRTTVVVVQVRQVLKTLERQERVERRGNLEQKPIPLPPEANASPYFGFTYTVLIPLLLFLPPFISGSVAVDSVTEEIERGTLELLRVAPISLVDVVDGKALGMILLAPAQAALWILLLAVNGTAVANPLWTLTLVTAIATVVVILGVVLGLHLGRRRPAQLLYSVVTLVVFGGAVLLPEHPATTAAKLAIDSPTPTTYGHVLGYVLVAVVLYALTRRYVDRIEPESL
- a CDS encoding HAD-IIA family hydrolase, producing the protein MLRGAIVDLDGTVYTGETLVDGADDGVDDLRAAGVTPLFFSNNPTRTGDAFVERLVEMGVDARPGDACSAADVTAAYLREEHAGASVYLVGSDSLADVLRDEGVTLTGDPAGADVVLASWTEAFAYEHLQDALDGLDEETAFLATDPDRTYPVDSGQFVPGTGAISGAMAAAAGREPDRVLGKPSPTALDYALERIGAPAEACLVVGDRLNTELAMGDRAGMTTALVLTGVCDRSDVETAAVEPDYVLDSLAAIRTVLDDLPD
- a CDS encoding PQQ-dependent sugar dehydrogenase; amino-acid sequence: MLTNPVTRRRALQSGTLLLGTLAGCSTDQDPQSPTESEPADGGDDPFADLQLRGELLAEGFTSPVAAVVPEPDRVFVADQTGQVHLVDDGDQQPEPFIDVSDRLVELSGVTEQGLLGIVFHPDYPDDDRVFVRYSAPPRSNTPDDFSHTFVLSSFRTDADGGAADPDSETTLLEIPEPQANHNAGAITFGPDGYLYVSVGDGGGGSDQGTGHVEDWYDATAGGNGQDVTENLLGSILRIDVDVDADDNGGGEDRNYAIPDDNPLVGADGLDEHYAWGFRNPWRMSFGPDGRLFAADVGQNAYEEVDVVERGGNYGWNVREGTHCFEADSCPDETPDGDPLVDPIVEYPHDGGGVSGVSVTGGYLYDGDAIPSLQGTYVFADWQADGELFVARERSEGLWPVTAVPVEDVGPFVPTFGRDAAGELLVCTSEEAGVSGSSGAVYRLQSA
- the sucD gene encoding succinate--CoA ligase subunit alpha — encoded protein: MSVLVDEDTRVVVQGITGGEGKFHAEQMIEYGTNVVAGAVPGKGGQEVAGVPVYDTVEQAARQEDANASVVFVPPAFAGDALFEALDAPLDLVVAITEGIPTQDMARVKRKQDETDVHLVGPNCPGVITPDVAKLGILPGNIFSSGDVGLVSRSGTLTYQVVDSLTQRGIGQTTAIGIGGDPIIGTSFVDALELFEADQDTKAVVMCGEIGGEDEEQAARYIGEYMDTPVAGFIAGRTAPPGKRMGHAGAIVSGSGTGTAESKINALENNGVPVGDTPEEVADNVEDLL
- a CDS encoding potassium channel family protein, coding for MKRRQRRALYYLGTFFAVIVVYALAYEWGMATFEGKERGFFQSLLVVVETFTTTGFGEDAVWESPQMILLVISMMFTGVFFIFMALPLFVVPWIEDRLSTSPPTSVADLEDHVVICTYTDRSQTLVDELDVLDVDYVVVEPDRELATELFESGISVVHGDPESVEDLAAANLQAARALVVDVDDETNASVVLAAGQIVEGDGVQVITFAENPEMADYHRYAGADTVFSPRQLIGESIATKVTTGLTSEVADAVEVADDFEIAELPVQAGSRIAGVTVEDSGIRERTGANIIGAWFRGEFVTPPSPSARIDERTILLVAGREHQLETLKEWTRSETRRNGRGAVIVGGYGEVGSTVKQSVTAAGFSCHAIDVEEKTGVDVVGDVTDADTLRAAGVDSASTVILTLADDTLAVFATLVVRELSEDVEVIARANERENVTKLYRAGADYVLALSTVSGRMLASTILNEDVISFDQQVEVVRVEAGRLAGHSLEESDVRARTSCTVIAVERDDEVLTDLSPSFTFRAGDSVIAAGPDGGINELTALASE